The following are from one region of the Sulfurimicrobium lacus genome:
- a CDS encoding GspE/PulE family protein, translated as MQESALPVSKGHDGTVLNAAELESVLKAQQQFHHTNLGSLLVQEKVITQQQLDEALAYQSKHHGMKLGAILSDMGVATSLQIYLAVSRSLGAPVVCLNGFDFDHRALALITPELAREHHVIPLMFHEDRLVLAMENLLDTAAIHAITFITQRAIEPVFAPREEINAAINKFFDTQEQELELDRLELSDYYYEDDLEIWKEAERLANETPIVKLVDNIILGGIHQRASDIHIRPGSKQVDLLYRVDGTLVKKREIQKGLLPAIVSRIKIISRLNIAEHRLPQDGRSRMLDGKNIVDMRISTIPCQFGESIVIRLLNKGEGLRSVKDIGFNPRDEQLFTHLINKSYGILLVTGPTGSGKTTTLYAAMREVARNNLNIVTVEDPVEYEFEGMRQIHILPQINFGFPQALRHILRHDPDVIMIGEIRDEETAKIAVESALTGHLVLSTLHTNDAPGAIIRLVEMGVEPYLLKSAVIGVIAQRLVRRNCPHCMAEEDVDPFIRTSLKVPLDEKFYKGQGCERCNNTGFFGRLAAYELLAVNENIRGHIMPGIAASDLRKIAVAEGMVTLTDNAIQLARQHDTSLSEVYRVCLEVL; from the coding sequence ATGCAAGAAAGCGCCTTACCTGTAAGCAAAGGCCATGACGGCACGGTCCTGAATGCCGCCGAGCTGGAATCTGTGCTGAAGGCGCAGCAACAGTTCCACCACACCAACCTCGGCAGTCTGCTGGTGCAGGAGAAGGTGATCACCCAGCAACAGCTGGATGAGGCCCTCGCTTACCAGAGCAAGCATCATGGCATGAAGCTGGGCGCCATTTTGTCCGACATGGGTGTGGCGACTTCACTCCAGATTTATCTTGCCGTATCGCGATCCCTGGGCGCACCGGTCGTGTGCCTCAACGGTTTCGATTTCGACCACCGGGCGCTCGCCCTGATCACGCCAGAACTGGCGCGCGAACACCATGTCATCCCTTTGATGTTTCATGAAGATCGCCTGGTGCTGGCGATGGAGAACCTGCTCGATACCGCAGCCATCCATGCCATCACTTTCATCACGCAGCGTGCCATCGAACCGGTGTTCGCGCCGCGGGAAGAAATCAACGCCGCCATCAACAAGTTTTTCGATACGCAGGAACAGGAGCTGGAACTCGATCGCCTCGAACTGTCCGACTATTATTACGAGGATGATCTGGAAATATGGAAAGAAGCGGAGCGACTGGCGAACGAGACGCCGATCGTCAAGCTGGTGGACAATATCATCCTGGGCGGCATCCACCAGCGCGCTTCGGATATCCACATCCGTCCCGGCAGCAAGCAAGTGGATCTGCTTTACCGGGTGGACGGCACCCTGGTCAAGAAACGCGAGATTCAGAAAGGGCTGTTGCCGGCCATCGTAAGCCGCATCAAGATTATCAGCCGCCTCAATATTGCCGAGCATCGTCTGCCCCAGGACGGCCGTTCGCGCATGCTGGACGGCAAGAATATCGTCGATATGCGCATATCGACCATTCCCTGCCAGTTCGGCGAGAGCATCGTGATCCGCCTGCTCAACAAGGGCGAAGGGCTGCGCTCGGTGAAAGACATCGGCTTCAACCCGCGCGATGAGCAATTGTTCACCCATCTCATCAACAAGAGCTATGGAATTCTGCTGGTCACCGGCCCGACCGGTTCTGGCAAGACCACTACGCTCTATGCCGCCATGCGTGAAGTGGCACGCAACAACCTCAATATCGTGACGGTGGAAGACCCGGTCGAGTACGAATTCGAGGGCATGCGCCAGATTCACATTCTGCCGCAGATCAATTTCGGCTTCCCCCAGGCTCTGCGTCATATTTTGCGCCATGATCCGGACGTCATCATGATCGGCGAGATCCGCGACGAGGAAACGGCAAAGATCGCCGTGGAAAGCGCGCTCACCGGGCACCTTGTGCTGTCCACCCTGCATACCAACGATGCCCCGGGCGCCATTATCCGGCTGGTGGAAATGGGGGTGGAGCCCTATTTGCTGAAATCGGCAGTCATCGGCGTCATTGCGCAGCGGCTGGTGCGGCGCAATTGTCCGCATTGCATGGCAGAGGAAGATGTCGACCCGTTCATCCGCACCAGCCTGAAAGTTCCGCTAGACGAGAAATTCTACAAAGGGCAGGGGTGCGAACGCTGCAACAATACCGGTTTTTTCGGTCGCCTTGCGGCTTACGAATTGCTCGCTGTCAACGAAAACATACGTGGCCACATCATGCCGGGTATCGCCGCCAGCGATCTGCGCAAGATAGCCGTTGCGGAAGGGATGGTTACCCTGACCGACAATGCGATTCAACTGGCACGTCAACACGATACTTCGCTCTCCGAAGTCTATCGGGTTTGCCTGGAAGTGCTGTGA
- the era gene encoding GTPase Era, whose translation MTDASMKVGYIAIVGRPNVGKSTLLNHLIGQKVSITSRKAQTTRHRITGIRTDADVQYIFVDTPGFQTQHQSALNRVMNRSVTQTLSNVDVVLFVIEVMRFDARDEKVLALLPRNRPVVLVLNKVDKVDDKEKLLPFIEKMSALFPFAAIVPVSAQRGGPQLDQLLQEIRSHLPEGTPMYGEDEITDRSERFLAAEIVREKVFRLSGDEVPYSVSVEIEKFEVEGKLRRIFAAIIVDRESQKPILIGKNGEKLKEMATQARKDMEKLFDGKVYLEVWVKVKGGWADDERALKSLGYD comes from the coding sequence ATGACTGACGCAAGCATGAAAGTCGGCTACATCGCGATCGTCGGCCGCCCCAATGTCGGCAAGTCGACCTTGCTCAACCACCTCATCGGGCAAAAAGTCAGCATTACGTCGCGCAAGGCGCAGACTACCCGTCACCGCATTACCGGCATCCGTACCGATGCTGATGTGCAGTATATCTTCGTCGATACGCCGGGATTCCAGACGCAGCACCAGAGCGCATTGAACCGCGTGATGAACCGCAGCGTCACCCAGACTTTGTCGAATGTGGACGTGGTCCTGTTCGTGATCGAGGTCATGCGTTTCGATGCGCGCGACGAAAAGGTGCTTGCACTTCTGCCGCGCAACCGGCCAGTGGTGCTGGTGCTGAACAAGGTCGACAAGGTCGACGACAAGGAAAAATTGCTGCCGTTCATCGAGAAAATGTCGGCGCTTTTTCCCTTCGCGGCCATCGTGCCCGTCAGCGCCCAGCGTGGAGGTCCGCAACTGGATCAATTGCTGCAGGAGATTCGCAGCCACCTGCCCGAGGGCACGCCGATGTACGGCGAGGACGAAATTACCGATCGCAGCGAACGCTTTCTCGCTGCTGAGATCGTGCGCGAAAAAGTGTTCCGCCTGTCTGGTGACGAAGTGCCTTACTCCGTCAGCGTCGAAATCGAGAAGTTCGAGGTGGAGGGCAAGCTGCGCCGAATTTTCGCTGCCATCATCGTGGACCGCGAAAGCCAGAAGCCGATCCTGATCGGCAAAAACGGCGAGAAGCTGAAGGAGATGGCCACCCAGGCCCGCAAGGACATGGAAAAGCTGTTCGACGGCAAGGTTTACCTGGAAGTATGGGTCAAGGTCAAGGGCGGCTGGGCTGACGATGAACGGGCGCTGAAAAGCCTGGGCTACGACTAG
- the lepB gene encoding signal peptidase I, giving the protein MNFALIMLVALLLTGAIWLFDIYLGKPHRAKEAKDPILVEYAKSFFPVILVVFLLRSFLVEPFKIPSGSMLPTLLVGDFIIVNKYTYGIRLPVVNTKIIEVNQPQRGDVMVFRYPEDPSLDYIKRVVGLPGDRVVYRDKRLTINGKPVAMEDRGEEFGYEKSGLNYVTAKRAYEQLGSHKHAVLLLPEFPSVRLGDVRAFPSRANCDYNEDGFSCTVPPGQYFMMGDNRDDSNDSRYWGFVPDRNIVGKAIMIWWHAREFVFVGMDLKRVGQMIN; this is encoded by the coding sequence ATGAATTTTGCTTTAATCATGCTGGTCGCGCTGTTGTTAACCGGCGCCATCTGGCTGTTTGATATTTATCTGGGCAAGCCGCACCGCGCCAAGGAAGCCAAGGACCCAATCCTGGTCGAATACGCCAAGAGTTTCTTTCCGGTCATCCTGGTGGTGTTCCTGTTGCGCTCTTTCCTGGTCGAGCCGTTCAAGATTCCCTCCGGGTCCATGCTGCCGACGCTCCTGGTGGGGGACTTCATCATCGTCAACAAGTACACCTATGGCATTCGCCTGCCGGTCGTCAATACCAAAATCATCGAGGTGAACCAGCCGCAGCGCGGCGATGTGATGGTGTTCCGCTACCCGGAAGACCCGTCACTCGATTACATCAAACGCGTGGTCGGACTGCCGGGTGATCGCGTCGTTTACCGCGACAAGCGGCTGACCATCAACGGCAAGCCGGTGGCGATGGAAGACCGCGGCGAGGAGTTCGGCTACGAGAAGAGCGGTCTCAACTATGTCACTGCCAAACGCGCCTATGAACAGCTGGGCAGTCACAAGCATGCGGTGTTGCTCCTGCCCGAGTTCCCCAGCGTGCGTCTGGGCGACGTCAGGGCGTTTCCGTCGCGCGCCAACTGTGATTACAATGAGGACGGTTTTAGCTGTACCGTGCCGCCGGGGCAGTATTTCATGATGGGCGACAATCGCGACGACAGCAACGACAGCCGCTATTGGGGCTTCGTGCCGGACCGCAACATCGTCGGCAAGGCGATCATGATCTGGTGGCATGCCAGGGAGTTCGTGTTTGTTGGAATGGATTTGAAACGCGTCGGACAGATGATCAACTAG
- a CDS encoding NADH-quinone oxidoreductase subunit B family protein → MYQIIKQMLRTGIKTETPPATDESLRVVQQRLQEDILKHFGRALAIRHVDAGSCNGCELEIHCLNNPYYNLEGLGINFVASPRHADMLLVTGPVTKNMEVALQRTYDATPDPKLVVALGDCGCCGGIYGENYASCGGISNVIPVDVAVPGCPPTPTAIMQGILTAISKGA, encoded by the coding sequence ATGTACCAGATCATCAAGCAGATGCTGCGCACCGGCATCAAGACCGAAACGCCACCCGCCACGGACGAGTCTCTGCGGGTTGTTCAGCAGCGCCTGCAGGAAGACATTCTCAAGCACTTCGGCCGCGCGCTGGCCATCCGTCACGTCGATGCGGGGTCATGCAATGGCTGCGAACTGGAAATTCACTGCCTCAACAACCCCTACTACAATCTTGAAGGCCTGGGCATCAACTTTGTCGCCAGCCCGCGCCACGCGGACATGCTGCTGGTCACCGGACCGGTGACGAAGAACATGGAAGTCGCCTTGCAGCGCACTTACGACGCCACGCCGGACCCCAAGCTCGTGGTCGCGCTCGGCGACTGCGGTTGCTGCGGGGGGATTTACGGCGAAAATTACGCCAGTTGCGGCGGGATTTCGAATGTCATCCCGGTGGATGTCGCCGTTCCCGGTTGCCCGCCCACTCCCACGGCGATCATGCAGGGCATCCTGACCGCCATCAGCAAGGGCGCTTGA
- the rnc gene encoding ribonuclease III has product MKYRALCRQLGYEFTRPELLRQALTHRSHGSPNNERLEFLGDSVLNCAIAARLYQTYPRLPEGDLSRMRAALVKEQTLAEVASGLKLGEMLMLGEGELKSGGFRRPSILADALEAIIGAVYLDAGFVAAEGMILALYEPLLQDLDPKTLAKDPKTQLQEYLQSRKLALPQYEVLAIRGEAHEQEFEVECIIPGLNIRSLGEGHSRRSAEQNAAVAAYQAATHD; this is encoded by the coding sequence ATGAAATACCGCGCACTCTGCCGCCAGCTGGGATATGAATTCACACGACCGGAGTTGTTGCGCCAGGCGCTGACGCATCGCAGCCACGGCTCGCCGAATAACGAGCGGCTGGAGTTTCTCGGTGACAGTGTTCTGAACTGCGCCATCGCTGCCCGGCTGTATCAAACCTACCCGCGTCTGCCCGAAGGAGATCTGAGCCGCATGCGTGCTGCCTTGGTCAAGGAGCAGACGCTGGCCGAGGTCGCATCCGGGCTCAAACTGGGCGAGATGCTGATGCTGGGCGAAGGCGAGTTGAAAAGCGGCGGCTTTCGCCGTCCGTCGATTCTGGCCGATGCCCTGGAAGCCATCATCGGTGCGGTTTACCTCGATGCGGGATTTGTCGCTGCAGAAGGGATGATCCTGGCGCTGTACGAGCCGCTGCTGCAGGATCTCGATCCGAAAACCCTCGCCAAGGACCCCAAAACCCAACTGCAGGAATATCTGCAAAGCCGCAAACTCGCCTTGCCGCAATATGAGGTGCTGGCGATACGCGGCGAGGCGCACGAACAGGAGTTTGAAGTGGAATGCATTATCCCCGGCCTCAATATCCGTTCGCTGGGCGAGGGTCACAGCCGCCGCAGCGCCGAACAGAACGCAGCCGTTGCTGCTTATCAGGCGGCAACTCATGACTGA
- the lepA gene encoding translation elongation factor 4, with product MNHIRNFSIIAHIDHGKSTLADRIIHLCGGLSDREMEAQVLDSMDIERERGITIKAQTAALEYKARDGQIYRLNLIDTPGHVDFSYEVSRSLAACEGALLVVDASQGVEAQSVANCYTAIEQGVEVVPVLNKIDLPSAEPERVIQEIEDIIGIDAKDAVLASAKTGLGVQDVLEAVIARIPPPKGNPDGPLKALIIDSWFDNYVGVVMLVRVVDGMLKPKDKIRLMATGDVHLCEQVGVFTPKSLIRTQLSAGEVGFIIAGIKELKSAKVGDTVTLANNPASEALPGFKEIKPQVFAGLYPVESHDYEALRDALEKLKLNDASLQYEPETSQALGFGFRCGFLGLLHLEIVQERLEREYDMDLITTAPTVIYEVVMRDGTVLEIENPSKLPDLSKIEEIREPIITATILVPQEYVGAVITLCTQKRGSQTNMQYMGRQVMLTYDMPMNEVVMDLFDKLKSTSRGYASLDYEFKEFRTADLVKVDILINNEKVDALSVIVHRANSIYRGRELAAKMRQLIPRQMFDIAVQAAIGSQILARENVKALRKNVLAKCYGGDVSRKRKLLEKQKAGKKRMKQVGNVEIPQEAFLAILQVDNK from the coding sequence ATGAACCATATACGCAATTTTTCCATCATCGCCCATATCGACCATGGCAAATCCACCCTGGCCGATCGCATCATCCATCTCTGTGGCGGACTTTCCGACCGTGAAATGGAAGCCCAGGTGCTGGATTCCATGGATATTGAGCGCGAGCGCGGCATCACCATCAAGGCTCAGACCGCTGCGCTGGAATACAAGGCGCGCGACGGCCAGATTTACCGCCTCAACCTGATTGACACCCCCGGACACGTGGACTTCTCTTATGAAGTCAGCCGCTCGCTGGCTGCCTGCGAAGGCGCGCTGCTGGTAGTGGACGCGTCCCAGGGCGTTGAAGCGCAGAGCGTGGCCAACTGCTATACCGCCATCGAGCAGGGCGTGGAAGTCGTACCGGTGCTCAACAAGATCGACCTGCCCAGCGCCGAGCCGGAGCGAGTTATCCAGGAAATCGAGGATATCATCGGCATCGACGCAAAGGATGCAGTGCTCGCCAGTGCCAAGACCGGATTGGGCGTGCAGGATGTCCTGGAAGCGGTGATCGCGCGCATCCCCCCGCCCAAGGGCAATCCTGATGGGCCGCTCAAGGCGCTGATCATCGACTCCTGGTTCGACAACTACGTCGGCGTGGTGATGCTGGTGCGGGTGGTGGACGGTATGCTCAAACCCAAGGACAAGATTCGTCTCATGGCCACCGGCGATGTGCATCTGTGCGAGCAGGTCGGCGTGTTCACCCCCAAGTCTCTTATCCGGACGCAGCTTTCCGCAGGCGAGGTGGGGTTTATCATCGCCGGCATCAAGGAATTGAAGTCCGCCAAAGTGGGCGATACCGTGACGCTGGCGAACAATCCCGCCAGCGAGGCGCTGCCCGGCTTCAAGGAAATCAAGCCGCAGGTGTTCGCCGGACTGTACCCGGTGGAGTCGCACGACTACGAAGCGCTGCGCGATGCGCTGGAGAAGCTCAAGCTCAACGACGCCTCGCTGCAATACGAGCCGGAAACCTCGCAGGCGCTGGGATTCGGCTTCCGCTGCGGCTTCCTCGGCCTGCTGCATCTCGAGATCGTGCAGGAGCGCCTGGAGCGCGAGTACGACATGGACCTCATTACCACCGCTCCGACGGTGATCTACGAGGTCGTGATGCGCGACGGAACCGTGCTGGAAATCGAGAATCCGTCCAAGCTGCCCGACCTGTCCAAGATCGAGGAAATCCGCGAACCGATCATTACCGCCACCATCCTGGTGCCGCAGGAATATGTCGGGGCCGTGATTACCCTGTGCACACAGAAGCGCGGTTCGCAGACCAATATGCAGTACATGGGGCGGCAGGTGATGCTGACCTACGACATGCCCATGAATGAAGTGGTGATGGACCTGTTCGACAAGCTCAAGTCCACCAGCCGCGGTTATGCGTCGCTGGACTACGAATTCAAGGAATTCCGCACCGCCGATCTGGTCAAGGTGGATATCCTGATCAACAACGAGAAAGTGGATGCGCTCTCGGTGATCGTGCACCGTGCCAATTCGATTTATCGCGGCCGAGAACTGGCCGCAAAGATGCGCCAGCTGATCCCGCGCCAGATGTTCGATATCGCGGTGCAGGCAGCCATCGGCTCGCAGATTCTGGCGCGCGAAAACGTCAAGGCGTTGCGCAAGAACGTGCTGGCGAAATGTTACGGCGGCGACGTGTCGCGCAAGCGCAAGTTGCTGGAGAAACAGAAGGCAGGCAAGAAGCGCATGAAGCAGGTGGGTAACGTGGAAATTCCGCAGGAAGCGTTCCTGGCCATTTTGCAAGTGGATAACAAGTAG
- a CDS encoding NADH-quinone oxidoreductase subunit C, which translates to MSDPVLQLEELKTGLPAWRATVDAGQFRATCARVRDGGGRLIALWGSDERARGQGFALHAAMMDSPGLVCLTLALDSNEPTYLSIIDIFPTANRMQRALYDLLGIVAQDSPDTRKWLRHGAWPEELFPLRKEFDLKTQHPLSDDAYPFVTVTGNGVHEIPVGPVHAGTIEPGHFRFSIIGERVLRLEERLGYKHKGVEKLAETMTVEQGAKLAGRISGDSTVAYAWAYAMAAENLANLTPEPRAVWLRALLLERERIANHLGDLGYLGNDVALAFGFAQFWRLKEDWLRGNQAMFGHRYLMDSIIPGGVAVDLKPADYGRLVKDGDELEREVRILRDIYEEHAGAQDRFVTTGRVKPELAANLGLTGFAGRASAQSWDLRAQYPSAPYDQLDVRMATHRNGDVAARVIVRFEEVFESLRLCRLILDRMPAGPVLTPFPDVPENAFGVGMVEGWRGEVLMALHSGKDNRIERLHPHDPSWQNWPLLEHAVIGNIVPDFPLINKSFNLSYTGTDL; encoded by the coding sequence ATGAGCGATCCCGTACTGCAACTAGAAGAACTCAAGACCGGTCTTCCCGCCTGGCGCGCCACCGTGGATGCCGGGCAGTTCCGTGCCACCTGCGCCAGAGTCCGCGACGGCGGCGGACGCCTGATCGCGCTGTGGGGCAGCGACGAACGCGCCCGCGGACAAGGCTTCGCGCTGCATGCGGCCATGATGGACTCTCCCGGCCTGGTCTGCCTGACCCTAGCGCTGGACAGCAACGAGCCGACTTACCTTAGCATTATCGATATTTTCCCCACCGCCAACCGCATGCAACGCGCGCTGTACGACCTGCTCGGCATCGTTGCGCAGGACAGCCCTGACACGCGCAAATGGCTGCGCCACGGCGCTTGGCCGGAAGAGCTGTTCCCCCTGCGCAAGGAATTCGACCTCAAAACCCAGCATCCGTTGAGCGACGACGCCTATCCCTTCGTCACCGTGACCGGCAACGGCGTGCACGAGATCCCGGTTGGCCCGGTGCATGCAGGCACCATCGAACCCGGGCATTTCCGCTTCTCCATCATCGGCGAACGAGTGCTGCGATTGGAAGAGCGCCTCGGCTACAAGCACAAGGGCGTGGAAAAGCTTGCCGAAACCATGACCGTGGAGCAAGGCGCCAAGCTGGCCGGACGAATTTCCGGCGACAGCACCGTCGCCTATGCCTGGGCCTACGCCATGGCGGCGGAAAACCTCGCCAACCTCACCCCCGAGCCGCGCGCCGTGTGGCTGCGCGCGTTGCTGCTGGAACGCGAGCGCATTGCCAACCACCTCGGCGACCTCGGCTATCTCGGCAATGATGTCGCCCTGGCATTCGGCTTCGCACAGTTCTGGCGCCTCAAGGAAGACTGGCTGCGCGGCAACCAGGCGATGTTCGGCCACCGTTACCTGATGGACAGCATTATCCCCGGCGGGGTCGCGGTAGATCTCAAGCCCGCCGATTACGGCCGCCTAGTGAAAGATGGCGATGAACTGGAACGGGAAGTGCGCATCCTGCGCGATATTTACGAGGAGCACGCCGGGGCCCAGGACCGCTTCGTCACTACCGGCCGCGTCAAGCCGGAACTGGCGGCAAACCTCGGGCTCACCGGCTTCGCCGGCCGCGCCAGCGCCCAGTCATGGGATCTGCGCGCCCAATATCCGAGCGCCCCTTACGACCAACTCGACGTGCGCATGGCGACCCATAGAAACGGCGACGTGGCGGCGCGGGTGATCGTACGCTTCGAAGAAGTGTTCGAATCGCTGAGATTGTGCCGCCTGATCCTCGACCGCATGCCGGCCGGCCCGGTCCTCACGCCCTTTCCGGACGTACCCGAAAACGCTTTCGGCGTCGGCATGGTGGAGGGCTGGCGCGGCGAGGTACTGATGGCATTGCACAGCGGCAAGGACAACCGCATCGAACGCCTGCACCCGCATGACCCGTCGTGGCAGAACTGGCCCCTGCTGGAACACGCCGTGATCGGCAACATCGTGCCGGACTTTCCGCTGATCAACAAATCGTTCAATTTGAGCTACACAGGAACGGATTTATGA
- a CDS encoding DUF4845 domain-containing protein: protein MKKNQQGMTFFGVIFVGMIVVFGAILVMKLIPPYLEYWSVEKIIGVMAKDSSLPGMTPSEVRDSFDKRAVIDNVNVIKGSDLEISKDRGTTVVNANYSVTVPLVGNLSALMEFQASTSGSAPGKKPID from the coding sequence ATGAAAAAAAATCAGCAGGGGATGACTTTTTTCGGTGTGATATTTGTCGGGATGATCGTGGTATTCGGTGCCATCCTGGTCATGAAACTGATCCCGCCGTATCTTGAATACTGGTCGGTGGAGAAAATTATCGGCGTCATGGCCAAGGACTCTTCTCTGCCAGGCATGACGCCTTCTGAAGTCAGGGATTCTTTCGACAAACGTGCGGTGATCGATAACGTCAACGTGATCAAGGGCTCCGACCTGGAAATCAGCAAGGATCGCGGCACAACCGTGGTGAACGCAAACTACTCGGTTACCGTGCCTCTCGTCGGCAACCTCAGCGCCCTGATGGAGTTCCAGGCGTCTACTTCGGGTTCCGCGCCAGGAAAGAAGCCGATTGACTAA
- a CDS encoding type IV pilus assembly protein FimV, with translation MHANYCAPYNRGDSNSKAIMYYSPRIFSRITLLVAFFFTMHAGAEQALAVAAGANGVQAPSAEVAERQAVVPGNIQPMPAAANAETKSNGTLWLLLGGAGLGLVFFWFGRRSGMPSAPLVDMPRRVVPAPHESHAGGAISGEAVKYWIPLDQDTTVTVDELSSVEEEAEVFLLLGRMDMAIGVLRHHVEANEAAPAHVWMSLLDVLHAQGLRQEFEKLAAEIRGRFNVTLPTWEDANTRSNELTGLEHFPHLFAKVTAQWNGADYLDCLDYLHSLTQDNRNGERGGLHLEAFRELLILIGVLEIKQKMAVTQPMAA, from the coding sequence ATGCATGCAAATTACTGCGCACCGTATAATCGCGGTGACTCAAACAGCAAGGCAATCATGTATTACTCTCCCCGAATTTTTTCCAGAATTACATTGCTGGTGGCGTTCTTCTTCACGATGCACGCCGGGGCCGAACAAGCGCTTGCTGTTGCGGCTGGCGCGAACGGTGTTCAGGCGCCTTCTGCTGAAGTCGCGGAGCGGCAAGCAGTCGTGCCGGGCAATATCCAGCCCATGCCTGCCGCCGCCAACGCTGAAACCAAATCGAACGGCACGCTATGGCTGCTGCTGGGAGGGGCGGGACTCGGCTTGGTGTTTTTCTGGTTTGGGCGCCGTTCCGGGATGCCTTCAGCACCGCTCGTCGATATGCCACGTCGTGTTGTTCCTGCGCCGCACGAGTCGCATGCCGGTGGAGCCATAAGCGGGGAGGCGGTCAAGTACTGGATACCCCTGGATCAGGACACTACGGTGACGGTAGACGAACTGTCCAGCGTCGAGGAGGAGGCGGAGGTCTTTCTGCTGCTGGGGCGCATGGATATGGCGATCGGGGTGTTGCGCCATCATGTCGAGGCCAACGAAGCTGCCCCGGCTCATGTCTGGATGAGCCTGCTGGATGTCCTGCATGCCCAGGGACTGCGCCAGGAGTTCGAGAAGCTTGCTGCCGAAATCAGGGGGCGCTTCAATGTGACCTTACCCACTTGGGAAGATGCAAATACACGCAGCAACGAACTGACGGGGCTGGAGCATTTTCCGCATTTGTTCGCCAAAGTCACTGCGCAGTGGAATGGCGCGGATTACCTGGACTGTCTGGATTATTTACACAGCCTGACGCAGGATAATCGTAACGGCGAACGCGGAGGACTCCATCTGGAAGCATTCCGCGAACTCTTGATATTGATCGGTGTGCTCGAAATCAAGCAGAAAATGGCTGTCACGCAACCCATGGCTGCATGA